The Mycobacterium riyadhense sequence GAACCGGTACGTGGTTAGGCCGTTGACGTCCTCTTCACCTTCATAGTTGGCGTCAAACGCCTTCTGGGCGATCGGGTCGAAATACGGATACGACTTCTTCTCGGTGTGGAACGGGAAGCGGTAGGCCAGCCCGTCGTGTCGCAACGGGATTGCGGTCGGTGGGCTCTCGTCGTTGAGGCCGCGGGGTTTCTGCACAGCGCCGCCGGTGTGCGTATCGTCCGAAACGGCCATCGCCGTCTTCCGGTTAAGGGTGACGGTGTCGACGATTGCCAGCAGCAGGCCGGTGTCCTTCTGCTTATCGGTGCGCCGGACCGAGGTTCCCACCTGCAGCGTTACCACGTCGGCGTTGGCGGGGGACTCGACACTGAACTGCTGCTGCGACACCAGCGGCACGTTCTGGTTGGTGACGACGTGATCACCGGACAGCGACGCCGAGTCAAGTGCCGATCCGGTGCCCTCGCTGATCAGCGTGGCGTCGATATCAAGCGGGATTTTGGTGATCCTGCTGCTGGTATAGGTCGATAGCAGCAGCGCGGCGATCAGCAGGGCGGCTCCGAGCCCGATCGTTCCGCATGCGGCGAATCGCAACATGACTGCTCGGTTCACCTGCGCCGCTCCTCCTCATCGCTTCGCTCTGCATCGTCGCCGGCGGGGGTCACGTGCGCCGCTCCTCTTCATCGCTTCGCTCTGCATCGTCGCCGGCGGGGGTCACGTTGCTCCGACCTGACCAAGCAGTGTGGCAGAACCCGTTTGACCCTAACAGCAGAACGTAGCGGCCTGACGGATGAACCTTTCGGGTGTACCCAATTCGGCTGACCACGCATGCCAGGCAAACTGTGATCGTGACCGACGCCCAGCAGGTTGGTGGTACTCGCAGCTTCTTGCCCGCAGTAGAGGGCATGCGCGCCTGCGCGGCTATGGGTGTGGTGGTCACACACGTCGCGTTCCAGACCGGGCACTCCAGCGGTGTGACGGGCCGGCTGTTCGGCCGCTTCGATCTAGCCGTGGCAGTGTTCTTTGCGTTGTCGGGTTTCCTGTTGTGGCGCGGACACGCCGCGGCGGCACGAGGGTTGGGGACACGTCCGCGGACCGGCCACTATTTGCGCTCGCGGGTGGTTCGGATCATGCCCGCCTATCTCGCGGCGGTCGTCGTGATCCTCAGCTTGTTGCCCGATGCCGACCACGCCAGCTTGACCGTGTGGTTGGCGAACCTGACGCTCACTCAGATCTACGTGCCGCTGACGCTGACCGCCGGCCTGACCCAGATGTGGAGCCTGTCCGTTGAGGTCAGCTTCTACCTGGCGCTGCCGGTTTTCGCGTTGCTGGCCCGACGGCTCCCGGTGCCCGCCCGCGTACCGGCGATCGCCGCCGTGGGCGCCCTCAGCTGGGCTTGGGCCTGGATCCCGCTGCACGGCGGCTCGGGAGCCAACCCGATGACCTGGCCACCGGCATTCTTCTCCTGGTTCGCCGCGGGAATGTTGTTGGCGGAGTGGGCTTATCACCCGATTGGACGGCCGCACCGGTGGGCGCGCCGCCGGGCGCCGATGGCAATCATCGCGGTATTGGCCTATCTAGTGGCGGCCTCGCCGGTGGCCGGTCCGGCGGGCCTGGTCCAGGGCACGTCTGCGCAGTTCGCGGTGAAGACCGCGATGGGTGCGCTGCTGGCGTTGGCGCTGGTGGCGCCGCTGGTGCTGGATCGGCCCGATACACCGCACCGCCTGCTGGGCGGCACCGGCATGGTGACGCTGGGGCGCTGGTCCTATGGCCTGTTCATCTGGCACTTGGCCGCGCTTGACATGGTGTTCCCGGTGGTCGGCATCTTCCCGTTTACCGGGCACATGCCGGCGGTGTTGGTGTTTACGCTGATCTTCGGCTGGGCGATTGCCGCGGTGAGCTATGCGCTTGTCGAGTCGCCCTGCCGGGAAGCGTTGCGCGACTGGGAACGTCGCAAGAAGCCGGCCGAGCTGCGAAGCGCGGATCGGGAAGCCGACGCGATCGCGCCGTGACAGTTAATAGCCGCCCTGGCGCTCGAAGATCCGCCGCGGGTTGTCCACGAGCATCGTCTGCACCTGCTCGTCGGTCACACCGCGCTGCTTCAACGCGGGGATCACATCGTTGTGGATGTGCAGGTAATGCCAATTTGGGGTGACCACCGGCACCAGCGCCTCGGGCAGCGCATCGAAGTAGCAGTTGGCGTCGTGTGAGAGCACCATTTTGTCGGCGTGCCCGCGTTCGCACATCTGGGCCACGATGTTCACCCGGTCCTCGAACGGTGAGATCACGTCGACGCCGAACCGATCCATCCCGAGGTAGGAGCCGGCGGCGATGAGTTCTTCCAGGTAGCCGACGTCGGTGCTGTCGCCGGAATGGCCGATAATCACCCGGCTCAGGTCGACGCCCTCCTCTTCGAAGATGCGCTGCTGTTCGAGCCCGCGCCGCAACCCCGCGTGGGTGTGCGTGGAGATCGGCACCCCGGTGCGTTTGTGCGCCTGGGCAACGGCGCGCAGCACCCGCTCGACGCCGGGCGTGACGCCGGGCTCGTCGGTGGCGCACTTCAGGATGGCAGCCTTAATGCCGGTGTCCGCGATGCCCTGCTCGATGTCGCGGACGAACATGTCGGTCATGATCTCCGGGCCGTCGAGCATCCCGCCCGGGCCCATGAAGTGGAAGCAGAACGGCACGTCGTTGTAGGTGTACAAGCCGGTCGCAACGACGATGTTGAGCTCGGTTTGCGCCGCGACCTGGGCGATGCGCGGAATATAGCGGCCGAGCCCGATCACGGTGAGGTCGACGATGGTGTCCACGCCCCGGGCCTTCAATTCGTTGAGCCGGGTGATCGCGTCAGCCACCCGCTTTTCCTCATCACCCCAGCCTTCGGGATAGTTCTGTGCGATCTCGGTGGTCATGATGAACACGTGCTCGTGCATGAGCGTGACACCGAGATCGGCGGTATCGATGGTTCCGCGAGCGGTATTTAGTTCTGACACAAAACCGATGCTAGGACCCAGCGGCGGTCGGCCAACAGTGCATTTTCAACAGCTGGTGCCACGAGTGCCGTGCTATGCAGTACCGTCTACCCGTCCTTATCGCGTCCTTGTATAGACCCCGCGGAGCCCCTCATGCTGCTCAATCCCAACAACCTGCAACGC is a genomic window containing:
- a CDS encoding phosphotriesterase-related protein produces the protein MSELNTARGTIDTADLGVTLMHEHVFIMTTEIAQNYPEGWGDEEKRVADAITRLNELKARGVDTIVDLTVIGLGRYIPRIAQVAAQTELNIVVATGLYTYNDVPFCFHFMGPGGMLDGPEIMTDMFVRDIEQGIADTGIKAAILKCATDEPGVTPGVERVLRAVAQAHKRTGVPISTHTHAGLRRGLEQQRIFEEEGVDLSRVIIGHSGDSTDVGYLEELIAAGSYLGMDRFGVDVISPFEDRVNIVAQMCERGHADKMVLSHDANCYFDALPEALVPVVTPNWHYLHIHNDVIPALKQRGVTDEQVQTMLVDNPRRIFERQGGY
- a CDS encoding acyltransferase family protein, yielding MIVTDAQQVGGTRSFLPAVEGMRACAAMGVVVTHVAFQTGHSSGVTGRLFGRFDLAVAVFFALSGFLLWRGHAAAARGLGTRPRTGHYLRSRVVRIMPAYLAAVVVILSLLPDADHASLTVWLANLTLTQIYVPLTLTAGLTQMWSLSVEVSFYLALPVFALLARRLPVPARVPAIAAVGALSWAWAWIPLHGGSGANPMTWPPAFFSWFAAGMLLAEWAYHPIGRPHRWARRRAPMAIIAVLAYLVAASPVAGPAGLVQGTSAQFAVKTAMGALLALALVAPLVLDRPDTPHRLLGGTGMVTLGRWSYGLFIWHLAALDMVFPVVGIFPFTGHMPAVLVFTLIFGWAIAAVSYALVESPCREALRDWERRKKPAELRSADREADAIAP